One part of the Armatimonadota bacterium genome encodes these proteins:
- a CDS encoding type II secretion system protein — translation MERRALTLPELLVVVTIVAVLARLLMPVFASARKRALIGVSTSNLRQLAQAQNLYLADSDGREPVDLQAVDPYVKEDRIYLSPLDPEMGFNMKLTKKFGKPVSYFWSNSYLGHFGGDLSDVAVFVDVLIGEQVRTQAPGQLGSYKGNVLRAMRDTSVKSKPVPHKCADAGGGQLVGRPFWVVFTDRPCPPGICPAGSTDCEPSP, via the coding sequence ATGGAAAGAAGAGCTCTAACCCTCCCCGAACTCCTGGTCGTTGTGACAATCGTTGCCGTCCTTGCCAGGCTCCTGATGCCCGTATTCGCATCGGCCCGCAAACGGGCTCTGATCGGCGTTTCAACTTCGAACCTCAGGCAACTCGCGCAGGCTCAGAACTTGTATCTGGCTGATTCGGATGGCCGGGAACCAGTGGATTTGCAGGCCGTCGACCCTTATGTCAAGGAAGACCGCATTTATCTTTCACCCCTCGACCCTGAAATGGGTTTCAACATGAAGTTGACAAAGAAGTTTGGCAAACCGGTCTCCTATTTCTGGTCGAACAGCTACTTGGGGCACTTCGGCGGTGATTTATCCGATGTTGCCGTTTTTGTGGACGTTTTGATCGGGGAACAAGTGAGGACTCAAGCGCCAGGGCAGCTGGGCTCTTACAAAGGCAACGTCCTCCGGGCCATGCGCGATACGTCCGTCAAATCCAAACCGGTGCCCCACAAATGTGCCGATGCGGGCGGCGGCCAGCTTGTCGGACGGCCGTTTTGGGTTGTGTTCACCGACCGACCGTGCCCGCCGGGGATTTGCCCCGCAGGAAGCACCGATTGCGAACCTAGTCCTTAG
- a CDS encoding DUF192 domain-containing protein: MFASLLLFLAQNPQGQPAGQTGQEPRFVSQRYFQLKDLATTKITFREKTPVTCWVMDEDMKRAEGMMFLKDEDWTEKQGMIFVFSRGQELRFWMRNTLVPLDIAYVSESGKILSTYTMKALDETTDYSSHGMAKYAIELKAGFLRKNLIQIGDMVQIPSTVKSKD, translated from the coding sequence ATGTTCGCCAGCCTCCTCCTCTTCCTCGCCCAAAACCCCCAAGGACAGCCCGCCGGTCAAACGGGACAAGAACCGCGATTTGTTTCGCAGCGCTATTTCCAGCTGAAGGATTTGGCCACCACCAAGATCACGTTCCGAGAAAAGACCCCGGTGACCTGTTGGGTCATGGATGAGGACATGAAGCGGGCCGAGGGGATGATGTTCCTTAAGGACGAAGACTGGACTGAGAAGCAAGGCATGATTTTTGTGTTCAGCCGGGGCCAGGAACTGCGATTTTGGATGCGCAACACCTTGGTGCCGCTCGACATCGCCTATGTCAGCGAATCGGGCAAGATTTTAAGCACCTACACGATGAAAGCCTTGGACGAGACGACCGATTACAGTTCGCATGGCATGGCGAAGTATGCGATCGAGCTCAAAGCCGGATTTTTGAGGAAGAACCTCATCCAAATCGGGGATATGGTCCAAATCCCCAGCACGGTCAAATCTAAGGACTAG
- the leuD gene encoding 3-isopropylmalate dehydratase small subunit, producing MSGFTVASGKIALYPQDHVDTDRIIPARFLTMVTKTGYGDLLFADVRKQEPHFFLDQPSAQGAGILVTGTNFGCGSSREHAVWAIQQAGFIAVIARMDADSPGYSDIFRQNAANCGLLLIELPAAAHQTVASLPQGTEVTIDLPNQVVVAGGEKLPFEINAATKDQLLRGLDLVGTTLDYCDEIATFESKWDSFAPSRS from the coding sequence ATGTCCGGATTCACCGTTGCAAGCGGCAAAATCGCTCTTTACCCGCAAGACCACGTGGACACCGACCGGATCATCCCGGCCCGGTTTTTGACCATGGTCACCAAAACAGGTTATGGCGATTTGCTGTTTGCCGATGTGCGCAAGCAAGAGCCCCATTTCTTTTTGGATCAACCGTCGGCGCAAGGGGCGGGCATTTTGGTGACCGGCACGAATTTTGGATGCGGTTCCAGCCGCGAGCACGCGGTGTGGGCCATCCAGCAAGCGGGTTTCATCGCCGTAATCGCGCGGATGGATGCCGATTCGCCTGGATACAGCGACATCTTCCGTCAAAATGCCGCCAACTGTGGCCTGTTGCTGATCGAGCTGCCGGCGGCAGCGCACCAAACCGTCGCTTCTCTGCCGCAAGGCACAGAGGTCACGATCGACTTGCCCAATCAGGTGGTGGTTGCTGGCGGCGAAAAGCTGCCGTTCGAAATCAACGCGGCGACCAAGGACCAGCTCCTCCGCGGCCTGGACTTGGTGGGGACGACTTTGGACTATTGCGACGAAATTGCAACTTTTGAGTCAAAATGGGATAGCTTTGCCCCCAGTCGCAGTTGA
- a CDS encoding cell division protein SepF, whose amino-acid sequence MEEAMERVTVIDRIRDFFTREEVEESDTDHVPTRSTAQRDNRLSLHAAHRYHVTVRSQIVSFQDAVAAADGLKRGEQQLLNLSKCPEDLREKIKDFMCGVNYNAEGTWEEVADNVFLLAPANAYVEVAPASQRMVAGRN is encoded by the coding sequence ATGGAAGAAGCTATGGAACGCGTCACTGTCATCGATCGCATCCGCGATTTTTTCACACGTGAGGAAGTCGAAGAGTCCGACACCGACCACGTGCCTACCCGCTCGACTGCCCAGCGCGACAACCGCCTGAGCCTCCATGCGGCCCACCGCTACCACGTGACCGTCCGCAGCCAAATTGTCTCGTTCCAAGATGCCGTTGCGGCCGCCGATGGACTCAAACGGGGCGAACAACAACTCCTTAACCTCAGCAAGTGCCCCGAAGACCTCCGCGAAAAAATCAAGGACTTCATGTGCGGGGTGAACTACAACGCCGAAGGCACCTGGGAAGAAGTGGCCGACAACGTCTTTTTGCTCGCTCCGGCCAATGCCTACGTGGAAGTGGCCCCCGCCAGCCAGCGCATGGTTGCAGGCCGCAACTGA
- a CDS encoding YggS family pyridoxal phosphate-dependent enzyme — MADSPERWESVVSPRLADVWGRVGRACDAVGRDPAGVVLVAVTKTLPVEAIQAAYSLGVRHFGESRLAELESKVHSVPNDSVWHFVGKIQSNKAKRIAFVADVLHTVENQRQLAEFAKVDRTLDAFIQVNIDEEQQKSGIFIQDLDTVLSHVLKSYNVRFRGLMAIGRQTPDPEAARESFRKLAGLNRRIGGEWLSMGMSHDFEVALQEGATHIRVGTALFGSR, encoded by the coding sequence ATGGCAGACTCGCCCGAACGGTGGGAATCAGTGGTCTCCCCCCGGTTGGCAGATGTGTGGGGACGGGTTGGACGGGCATGCGACGCGGTGGGTCGGGACCCGGCCGGGGTGGTGCTTGTTGCGGTGACAAAAACATTGCCAGTGGAGGCAATCCAAGCCGCCTACTCCCTGGGCGTCCGCCATTTTGGCGAGAGTCGCTTGGCGGAATTGGAATCAAAGGTCCACAGCGTCCCAAACGACTCGGTTTGGCACTTTGTCGGCAAAATCCAGTCTAACAAAGCCAAACGGATCGCCTTTGTCGCCGATGTTCTCCACACCGTGGAAAACCAACGCCAACTCGCAGAATTCGCTAAGGTGGACCGGACCCTTGACGCTTTCATTCAGGTCAATATTGACGAAGAGCAACAAAAATCAGGGATTTTTATTCAAGACCTTGACACGGTCCTTTCCCATGTTCTAAAGTCGTATAACGTTCGGTTCCGGGGTTTAATGGCAATAGGCCGGCAGACTCCAGACCCCGAAGCGGCGAGGGAATCCTTCCGCAAATTGGCCGGATTAAACCGGCGAATCGGCGGAGAGTGGCTCAGCATGGGAATGAGCCACGACTTTGAGGTCGCGCTCCAGGAAGGGGCGACGCACATCCGGGTCGGAACCGCGCTCTTTGGAAGCCGTTAA
- the trpE gene encoding anthranilate synthase component I — protein MHPIGRDEFLKRAKPGFAWPLVRELFADLETPLSAYWKLAHDETESFLLESVSGGEQVARYSMVGVRPRAVVRDSAMPGHDPLDGLGGLMPQIDPGAAGVLEGLPGFVGGAVGMVGYDYVRTIEAIPETNPDELGLPDVALMVCDTVAVFDHARAKLLLIALAQGTPEGYDAAIAELERLEHRLKGPLPAMPQGTFSQSEPESNVASGDFMGAVRQVKEYIAAGDCIQVVLSQRYSQPVEAHPVTIYRALRGLNPSPFMYLLRFRGFDIVGASPELLVSLHGQTARVRPIAGTRPRGADQEEDARLAAELLADEKERAEHVMLVDLGRNDLGRVCRPGTVQVERLMQVEMYSHVMHIVSDVAGELAQGLGPIDLLRAAFPAGTLSGAQKVRAMEIIEELETSRRGLYGGAVGTFSANGDLSLAIAIRTVLLKDGLAHVQAGAGIVYDSNPETEFAECAHKARAALKAIEMAQSGLDS, from the coding sequence ATGCACCCGATTGGGAGAGACGAATTCCTGAAACGCGCAAAGCCCGGTTTTGCCTGGCCATTGGTTCGCGAGCTCTTTGCTGACCTGGAAACCCCGCTGAGCGCGTATTGGAAGCTCGCCCACGATGAAACCGAGAGTTTCTTGTTGGAAAGTGTTAGCGGTGGGGAACAGGTGGCCCGGTATTCCATGGTCGGGGTAAGGCCCCGGGCCGTCGTGCGGGATTCCGCGATGCCGGGGCACGACCCGTTGGATGGGCTCGGCGGGCTCATGCCTCAGATCGATCCGGGTGCCGCCGGGGTTCTGGAAGGGTTGCCGGGTTTTGTCGGTGGCGCCGTCGGCATGGTCGGATACGACTACGTTCGGACGATTGAAGCGATCCCAGAAACAAATCCCGATGAACTCGGATTGCCCGATGTTGCGCTCATGGTTTGCGACACGGTCGCCGTGTTCGATCATGCCCGGGCCAAACTCCTCCTCATCGCGTTGGCCCAAGGAACGCCGGAAGGATACGACGCCGCCATCGCCGAATTGGAGCGGCTGGAGCACCGGCTGAAAGGCCCGCTGCCTGCCATGCCCCAAGGCACTTTCAGTCAGAGCGAGCCGGAATCGAATGTCGCCTCAGGCGATTTCATGGGGGCTGTCCGCCAGGTCAAAGAGTACATTGCCGCCGGCGATTGCATCCAAGTCGTCCTCTCCCAAAGGTATTCGCAACCGGTGGAGGCCCATCCGGTGACCATTTACCGCGCGTTAAGGGGCCTCAATCCATCGCCGTTCATGTACCTTTTGCGGTTCCGGGGGTTCGATATTGTCGGGGCATCGCCAGAACTGCTCGTCAGCTTGCACGGGCAGACGGCCAGGGTCCGGCCCATCGCCGGAACGCGACCCAGAGGGGCCGACCAGGAAGAAGACGCGCGATTGGCGGCGGAACTGCTTGCCGATGAAAAAGAACGCGCGGAACATGTGATGCTCGTCGACCTCGGCCGCAACGACCTGGGAAGGGTCTGCCGCCCGGGAACAGTGCAAGTGGAGCGGTTGATGCAGGTTGAGATGTATTCGCATGTCATGCACATCGTCAGTGACGTTGCCGGGGAACTGGCCCAGGGGCTTGGACCCATTGATTTGCTCCGGGCGGCGTTCCCAGCCGGAACCCTCAGCGGCGCCCAGAAAGTCAGGGCGATGGAAATCATCGAAGAGCTTGAAACTTCGCGGCGGGGGCTTTATGGCGGGGCCGTCGGCACGTTTTCCGCGAACGGCGACTTGAGCTTGGCTATCGCGATCCGGACGGTTCTCCTCAAGGATGGCTTGGCCCACGTCCAAGCGGGGGCGGGCATCGTTTACGACTCCAATCCAGAGACCGAATTTGCCGAATGCGCCCACAAAGCCAGAGCGGCCCTCAAGGCGATCGAGATGGCGCAATCCGGGCTCGATAGCTAA
- a CDS encoding DUF4339 domain-containing protein, translated as MDETGQSEWHYVGNYGQLGPLTLDNLSELIADCVVERDTFVWRPGMPDWAPAGSVPQLIPLFKLDTQPPPPPVPGSRMGAPIASAGPSPLAPSTPVPQSPMRIESGYTAPLTPYGTQTWNPALYSVPKSDKNRVMAALLNVVPGVGRMYLGHVAIGVLQLITSMCGFGLLWSWADGIYILAGGLRHDGYGRELAD; from the coding sequence ATGGACGAAACGGGTCAATCAGAATGGCATTACGTCGGCAACTACGGTCAATTGGGACCGCTGACGTTGGATAACCTATCGGAACTGATCGCGGACTGCGTGGTTGAGCGCGACACCTTTGTTTGGCGTCCGGGGATGCCGGATTGGGCCCCGGCTGGATCAGTCCCCCAGCTGATCCCCCTCTTCAAACTCGACACCCAACCGCCGCCACCGCCGGTTCCTGGTTCCCGGATGGGCGCGCCTATCGCGTCCGCGGGGCCATCTCCTCTCGCTCCAAGCACGCCGGTGCCCCAATCTCCGATGCGGATCGAATCTGGCTACACAGCCCCCCTGACGCCCTACGGGACTCAAACCTGGAACCCCGCCCTTTACTCGGTGCCCAAGTCGGACAAGAACCGGGTGATGGCCGCTTTGCTGAATGTCGTTCCTGGCGTGGGGCGGATGTACTTAGGGCATGTGGCAATCGGCGTTTTGCAGTTAATCACTTCAATGTGCGGGTTTGGCTTGCTGTGGTCTTGGGCCGACGGCATCTATATTTTGGCGGGGGGTCTCCGCCACGACGGTTATGGCCGAGAGCTCGCCGATTAG
- a CDS encoding glutamate--tRNA ligase, which yields MPVRVRFAPSPTGLLHIGALRTVVFNDFFAKGNQGTLILRIEDTDRSRYNPESEQEFIDTLAWAGIEFDEGPHAGGPHAPYRQSERKEAGIYAEHIQTLLENGAAYKAFDTPEDLEQMREFQRINKMPTGYFGGEWRDATPQKVEEAESSGKPFVIRLKVPHGTKIKGVDAIRGNLEWDGGTVDDPVLIKADGMPTYHFAAMVDDHLMGITHVFRGEEWISSYPKHIALYDAFGWEMPVFVHCPVIVGADGKKLSKRHGATRVLDYAAQGFLPQPLRNFIALIGWSPGDDREAMTDAELAEAFDIKGIQPSPGRFDMEKLRWMNGLAIRAMDPEALFRAVSDYVGDSMVWNYWNNLEPEEGQPQPSDFIPGLESLKTMIQTNPAYVKQVLPLEQERVGTLADFGPACHFFFIDEVEFDAKAVEKAFRSDHVEPLFRHLHERAGEDDLPAQWEQSIKAWAEAQGIERMGPIIMPIRVAMTGKLAGPGLFDLLAALGRDRVRARLERALAQL from the coding sequence ATGCCGGTTCGCGTCCGATTCGCCCCCTCCCCCACCGGGCTCCTCCATATCGGGGCCTTGCGCACGGTTGTCTTCAACGATTTTTTTGCCAAGGGGAACCAAGGAACCCTGATTCTGCGGATCGAGGACACCGACCGGTCCCGCTATAACCCGGAAAGCGAGCAGGAATTCATCGACACGTTGGCCTGGGCCGGCATTGAATTCGACGAGGGGCCCCATGCCGGCGGGCCCCATGCCCCCTATCGACAAAGTGAGCGTAAGGAAGCTGGAATCTACGCCGAACACATCCAAACCCTCCTTGAAAATGGGGCTGCTTACAAGGCCTTCGACACCCCGGAAGACCTTGAGCAAATGCGGGAATTCCAGAGAATCAACAAAATGCCGACCGGCTATTTTGGCGGGGAGTGGCGCGATGCGACCCCGCAAAAGGTGGAGGAAGCCGAAAGTTCCGGCAAACCGTTTGTCATCCGCCTCAAAGTCCCCCACGGGACAAAGATCAAGGGGGTCGATGCTATCCGGGGGAATCTGGAATGGGATGGCGGCACCGTGGATGACCCCGTCCTCATCAAAGCAGACGGGATGCCGACCTACCACTTTGCCGCGATGGTCGATGACCACCTCATGGGGATCACGCACGTTTTCCGTGGTGAAGAATGGATCAGCAGTTACCCCAAACACATTGCCCTCTATGACGCATTTGGTTGGGAGATGCCGGTTTTTGTCCACTGCCCGGTTATCGTTGGCGCAGATGGCAAAAAGCTCAGCAAACGCCACGGGGCAACCCGAGTCTTGGATTACGCGGCCCAAGGGTTTTTGCCGCAACCTTTGCGAAACTTCATCGCCTTGATCGGGTGGAGCCCCGGTGACGACCGGGAGGCCATGACGGACGCCGAACTGGCCGAGGCTTTCGACATTAAGGGCATCCAGCCGTCTCCTGGCCGTTTCGACATGGAAAAGCTGCGGTGGATGAACGGACTCGCCATTCGGGCCATGGATCCGGAGGCTCTCTTTAGAGCCGTCTCCGATTATGTAGGCGACAGCATGGTCTGGAATTACTGGAACAACCTGGAGCCTGAAGAGGGACAGCCCCAACCAAGCGATTTCATCCCGGGATTGGAATCCCTCAAGACCATGATCCAAACCAATCCTGCTTACGTCAAGCAAGTTCTTCCCCTAGAGCAGGAACGGGTGGGAACACTTGCCGATTTTGGGCCCGCCTGCCACTTTTTCTTCATCGACGAGGTGGAGTTCGATGCCAAGGCAGTAGAGAAGGCATTCCGGTCCGACCATGTCGAACCCCTCTTCCGCCATTTGCACGAACGGGCGGGAGAAGACGACCTGCCTGCCCAATGGGAACAAAGCATCAAGGCTTGGGCAGAAGCCCAGGGGATCGAGAGAATGGGGCCTATCATCATGCCCATTCGGGTCGCCATGACCGGCAAACTCGCGGGGCCGGGCCTGTTTGACCTTTTGGCCGCATTGGGCCGTGACCGTGTCCGTGCCCGACTTGAGCGCGCGTTGGCCCAGCTATGA